In one Anthonomus grandis grandis unplaced genomic scaffold, icAntGran1.3 ctg00000184.1___fragment_3, whole genome shotgun sequence genomic region, the following are encoded:
- the LOC126749516 gene encoding uncharacterized protein LOC126749516: protein MKNVKKAPAATVMVTKRDALFYQISTLPTSYVPKIEDYPLKLDDGTEKHKISAFNVPPVQKKEAKLSQWEYLDAEKVETLLKLTDQKEIFEYIGSTLKNYPTGRPKDFFIQLLSDVTKFCQSQSYELEKVASVLSQFYLTHNYFTSSVDVSAEKVYIYFKDLMMCHSLPFPPCKKKIFTLNEARDILEFFCRIYTRNLPLIKYLCLPNFALYLNYEIPPAPVFVTKGKKVTGKEKKEKKGKGKKKK from the exons atgaaaaatgtcaaaaaagcaCCTGCCGCAACAGTCATGGTCACGAAAAGGGACGCgcttttttatcaaatatccACCTTGCCGACTAGTTATGTGCCGAAAATTGAGGATTATCCTTTAAAGCTAGACGATGGGACTGAGAAACATAAAATATCCGCTTTCAATGTGCCTCCGGTGCAGAAAAAAGAGGCCAAGTTGTCCCAGTGGGAGTATCTGGACGCCGAGAAAGTGGAAACGTTGCTCAAACTGACCGATCAAAAGGAAATTTTCGAGTATATTG GTTCGACTTTGAAAAATTACCCAACGGGACGCCCAAAAGACTTTTTCATCCAACTTCTATCGGACGTGACCAAATTTTGCCAAAGTCAATCGTACGAACTTGAAAAGGTCGCCTCCGTATTATCACAGTTTTATTTAACGCATAACTACTTTACCAGCAGCGTGGACGTATCGGCGGagaaagtttatatttattttaaagatttaatgaTGTGCCACAGTTTGCCC TTTCCTCCATGCAAGAAGAAAATATTCACTTTAAACGAGGCGAGGGATATTCTCGAATTTTTCTGTAGGATTTACACAAGGAACCTACCGCTCATAAAGTACTTGTGTCTGCCCAACTTCGCTTTGTATCTGAACTACGAGATACCTCCTGCCCCTGTTTTCGTCACCAAAGGGAAAAAAGTAACAGGAAAAGAGAAGAAGGAAAAGAAAGGAAaaggcaaaaagaaaaaataa
- the LOC126749515 gene encoding 39S ribosomal protein L10, mitochondrial-like, protein MALYVKKATCEALTPLLTFKRFRGKINVQRPQVPHFEKAKFLALTKPWFLSKTKGKTPLELCTKDAIPPYKLKEDEENMFQKIIAQEVNRWFHTSKLIGLCHLNPMPREQQFNAFKAFKLSNMHFRQYGKKTLEMAIKGTKYETVLDFYVSRNMLIFSPEPEIKQMLKILKKFPAVVLMAGIYENRLVSKDDLQYYSTIPSLEVAQAGLVQTLNAAGSQLVSNLNAHQTTLVSHLEGRAKQLGEEK, encoded by the exons atggccCTATATGTGAAAAAAG caACTTGCGAGGCCTTAACCCCTCTACTCACTTTCAAAAGATTCAGGGGGAAAATAAACGTGCAAAGACCGCAAGTGCCCCATTTCGAAAAAGCGAAATTCTTAGCCCTCACGAAACCATGGTTCTTATCGAAGACCAAGGGCAAAACTCCATTAGAATTGTGCACCAAAGACGCGATACCCCCTTACAAACTAAAAGAGGATGAAGAAAAtatgtttcaaaaaattatcgctCAGGAAGTGAACAGATGGTTTCACACATCGAAGCTTATCGGTCTGTGCCATCTAAATCCGATGCCGAGGGAGCAACAGTTTAACGCGTTCAAAGCTTTTAAGTTGTCCAATATGCATTTTCGACAGTATGGCAAAAAGACCCTCGAGATGGCCATCAAAGGCACTAAATATGAGACCGTTTTGGACTTTTATGTGTCCAGGAATATGTTGATATTTAGTCCAGAACCTGAGATTAAACAGATGTTGaagattttgaagaaatttcCTGCAGTGGTTTTaatgg CGGGAATATATGAAAACAGACTGGTCAGCAAAGATGACCTACAATATTACAGCACTATCCCGAGCTTAGAAGTAGCCCAGGCTGGTCTAGTGCAAACTCTAAACGCTGCTGGATCCCAACTGGTCAGCAATCTGAACGCGCATCAAACCACGTTAGTGTCACATCTGGAAGGAAGAGCAAAACAACTTGGGGAAGAAAAATag